In a single window of the Photobacterium profundum SS9 genome:
- a CDS encoding GH32 C-terminal domain-containing protein has product MDDCKHYCDLIVDSDNQCIVLDRSHAMKTDGELIREIKMPEQADIQLQILADLSSLEIFLNDGEYVMSSRLFTHNNVTTLQCMLS; this is encoded by the coding sequence ATGGATGATTGCAAGCACTATTGCGATTTGATTGTTGACAGTGATAACCAGTGCATTGTACTTGATCGCAGCCATGCTATGAAAACCGATGGTGAGTTGATCCGCGAAATAAAAATGCCTGAGCAGGCCGATATTCAACTGCAGATTTTAGCGGATCTGTCATCACTGGAGATCTTCTTGAATGACGGTGAATACGTAATGAGTTCGCGCTTATTTACTCACAACAACGTGACAACCCTGCAGTGTATGCTCTCATAA
- a CDS encoding ornithine cyclodeaminase family protein, which yields MDHFNHSHAPFILDDKAVSELLPKLDVQSLMKELFTAIANQKAVQPNQTLTPFPDDKGDYITYLGALADEGVFGAKLSPYIVTETTPIITAWTNLMSMKTGQPLMWCDSGQLTVERTAGTTALAIDCLAPQQSQQLAMVGAGNVALAHLRHVLGLRNWKTIHVFAPELSDDLERQAIVCAMDPRIEISTSVMDATNQADVIMLCTSSATPVIAKAHVKASALITSISTNAVNAHEIPPEMLNDIDVYCDYKETTPSSAGEMCLAVKLHDWDTNNIVGDLADLVSGKCDMPDYKRPVFFRSIGLGLEDVAIAYGIWQQALKGE from the coding sequence ATGGACCACTTCAATCATAGCCATGCCCCTTTTATTTTAGATGATAAAGCGGTGAGTGAATTATTGCCTAAATTAGATGTTCAATCGCTCATGAAAGAACTGTTTACCGCGATCGCAAATCAAAAGGCAGTTCAGCCAAATCAAACACTCACCCCTTTTCCTGATGATAAAGGGGACTACATTACTTACTTGGGTGCGCTAGCCGATGAAGGCGTATTTGGTGCTAAACTTTCACCGTATATAGTGACGGAAACCACGCCGATTATTACTGCATGGACGAATTTGATGTCGATGAAGACTGGGCAGCCACTAATGTGGTGTGATTCTGGACAACTGACGGTAGAAAGAACGGCAGGAACAACGGCCCTTGCGATTGATTGCCTTGCACCTCAACAAAGCCAGCAATTGGCTATGGTCGGGGCTGGCAATGTTGCATTAGCTCATCTTCGTCATGTGTTAGGTCTGCGTAATTGGAAAACCATTCATGTTTTCGCGCCAGAATTAAGTGACGATCTAGAGCGCCAAGCGATCGTTTGTGCCATGGACCCAAGAATTGAAATATCAACTTCCGTCATGGATGCAACAAACCAAGCGGATGTCATCATGCTCTGCACCTCTTCAGCGACCCCAGTGATTGCTAAAGCGCATGTAAAGGCATCGGCACTGATCACTTCTATCAGTACCAACGCTGTGAACGCCCATGAAATTCCACCGGAAATGCTTAATGATATCGACGTTTATTGTGATTACAAAGAAACGACACCGAGCAGTGCGGGAGAAATGTGTTTAGCGGTTAAGTTACACGATTGGGATACCAATAACATAGTCGGAGACCTTGCAGATCTTGTTTCCGGAAAGTGTGATATGCCTGATTATAAAAGACCTGTTTTCTTCCGTTCAATTGGGTTGGGGCTGGAAGATGTTGCGATCGCTTATGGCATTTGGCAACAAGCTCTAAAAGGTGAATAA
- a CDS encoding aminotransferase, with the protein MRIKEFGVEIWMNEYENSCVYNLAETCVESLTVEQLLDMSGKRDCIINELLPMKLTYGAIEGSDRLRDNVTALYHNQKRSNILITHGAIGANALIHETLIEPGDRVVSVLPTYQQHYSIPESYGADVQVLKLKEENQFLPDLEQLQKLTTQNTRLITINNPNNPTGALMDESLLKRIVDIARACDAYILCDEVYRGTDAEGNGFTASIADLYEKGISTASMSKSFSLAGLRLGWIAAPEELIEKVCIHRDYNTISVGMLNDHFACIALECRDAILQRSRDICQTNRAVLDAWVKNEPLISYVKPTSGTIALLKYDLDMSSRDFCVKLLESKGVMFTPGSVLEMEGYVRIGYANNPQVLKEGLKKVSEFLAEISH; encoded by the coding sequence ATGAGAATCAAAGAGTTTGGTGTCGAGATTTGGATGAACGAATACGAAAATAGCTGTGTCTATAATTTAGCAGAAACGTGTGTGGAGTCATTGACGGTCGAGCAGCTACTCGATATGTCGGGTAAGAGAGATTGCATCATCAACGAACTGTTGCCCATGAAGCTGACATATGGTGCGATTGAAGGCTCTGATCGACTGCGTGATAATGTGACCGCGCTTTATCATAACCAGAAGCGCAGCAATATATTGATTACTCATGGTGCGATTGGAGCGAATGCACTGATTCATGAAACCTTAATTGAACCGGGTGATCGCGTCGTATCTGTGCTTCCTACCTATCAGCAGCATTATTCGATCCCAGAAAGCTATGGCGCAGACGTACAGGTACTAAAGCTGAAAGAAGAAAATCAATTTTTACCCGATTTAGAACAGCTACAAAAACTCACGACGCAAAATACTCGCCTAATTACTATCAATAATCCTAATAATCCAACAGGGGCATTGATGGATGAAAGTTTATTAAAGCGAATTGTAGACATTGCTCGAGCTTGTGACGCATATATCTTGTGTGATGAGGTGTATCGAGGCACCGATGCTGAAGGTAATGGTTTTACGGCTTCGATAGCCGATCTATACGAGAAGGGGATCAGCACGGCAAGCATGTCGAAGTCGTTTTCCTTGGCTGGATTAAGACTTGGTTGGATTGCTGCCCCTGAAGAGCTGATTGAAAAAGTCTGCATCCATCGTGATTACAATACGATAAGCGTTGGCATGTTGAATGATCACTTTGCCTGCATTGCGTTAGAGTGTCGTGACGCCATCTTGCAAAGAAGTCGCGATATTTGTCAAACCAACCGAGCAGTGTTGGATGCTTGGGTAAAAAATGAACCACTTATTAGCTATGTGAAGCCAACATCGGGAACGATAGCGTTGCTCAAATATGATTTAGACATGTCCTCGCGCGATTTTTGCGTGAAGTTGCTTGAATCAAAAGGGGTGATGTTTACGCCCGGAAGTGTATTAGAAATGGAAGGGTATGTACGGATAGGCTATGCCAATAACCCACAAGTACTAAAAGAAGGTTTGAAGAAGGTTTCTGAGTTTCTCGCTGAAATATCACACTAA
- a CDS encoding transcriptional regulator, with translation MEQSKSVKNADILLQQYVAVADGIALLFSDYVEVIIHDLDSQSVVYIANNISKRKIGDPSSLEDVNFDQAETVIGPYEKLNWDGKKICSTSVVLRDAKNTPIGMLCINMNTAPVEAAQEALALLLPIKNLIPQPEKLFHDDWQDKVNSFIHTWLTSKHQTISSLSQQEKRLLVEALFDQGAFKGKSSADYVANVLSMGRATVFNYLREIKKARQK, from the coding sequence ATGGAACAAAGTAAAAGCGTTAAGAATGCAGACATATTGTTGCAGCAATATGTAGCTGTTGCCGATGGTATTGCCCTATTGTTTTCAGATTATGTTGAAGTCATTATTCACGATCTGGACAGTCAGAGTGTGGTCTATATTGCCAATAATATCTCTAAACGAAAAATAGGTGATCCGTCCTCATTAGAAGACGTTAATTTCGATCAAGCGGAAACGGTAATTGGTCCCTATGAAAAACTAAATTGGGATGGCAAAAAGATATGCTCAACGAGTGTGGTGCTAAGGGATGCAAAGAATACCCCAATCGGCATGTTATGTATCAATATGAATACGGCGCCAGTCGAAGCCGCGCAAGAAGCATTAGCCCTATTATTACCGATCAAAAACCTTATTCCACAGCCTGAAAAATTATTTCATGATGACTGGCAAGATAAAGTAAATAGCTTTATTCATACTTGGCTCACAAGTAAACACCAAACTATCTCTTCATTGTCACAACAAGAAAAGCGGTTGTTAGTTGAGGCACTGTTTGATCAAGGAGCTTTCAAAGGAAAAAGTTCGGCGGATTATGTTGCGAATGTATTAAGTATGGGACGCGCAACAGTCTTCAATTATTTACGTGAGATCAAAAAAGCACGTCAAAAATAA
- a CDS encoding beta-galactosidase translates to MMALSDIIQRRDWENPQSVNIHCLKAHSPLASYRDINHARDGIHAQRQSLNGQWKFKLFDAPEQVEGEFIDVQFNDSAWGDITVPSNWQLQGYDKPIYANVKYPFEVNPPYVPADNPTGCYRTRLTLTEADLESTQRIIFDGVNSAFHLWCNGDWVGYSQDSRLPAEFDLSQYLTAGENTLAVMVIRWSDGSYLEDQDMWWLSGIFRDVTLLSKPKQCIEDVFITPDLDACYRDGSLSIVTHISAPETSQVHVQLFDGSQAVTEPSIARPHNRRIDERGSYDDVVFQTLHVREPQQWTAETPNLYRVVVSLLDAEGNHLESEAYQVGFRKVEVKDGQLQLNGKPLLIRGVNRHEHHPELGHVMTEEDMVRDICLMKQYNFNAVRTAHYPNHPRWYELCDQYGLYVCDEANIETHGMIPMNRLSADPQWAHAYMSRYTQMVMRDKNHPSIIIWSLGNESGHGSSHNAMYAWSKQFDPSRPVQYEGGGANTTATDIICPMYARVNTTVEDEAVPKWPIKQWISLPNEQRPLILCEYAHAMGNSLGNFNEYWDAFREFPRLQGGFIWDWVDQGLSQWDNDGKHFWAYGGDFGDTINDRQFCINGLIFPDRTPHPTLEEVKFCQRMITVALTQQDKQQCHLTVTNEYVFRSTDNEQLHWSVLENGVEVQSGQCTLAIDAGSQQTVDIALDFQPKADAKYHLNTDICLISATPWAQAGHVSATEQFTLSNTSSLTLPKISILSAPQLSEQGRDILVSNLDKKHQWQWNVESGLLTSWMVDGQSQLLHAPEDNFFRAPLDNDIGVSEIDNIDPNAWVCRWDAAGIGRWERECVSCTSESLSQAVKVTSTFAYHHNGGVQAITVWTYTLDNQGEMHIDVDVTLADHLPPMPRIGLELALPLPSDNTTVTWQGLGPFENYPDRLAAARFGQHTQSLDAMHTPYIFPTDSGLRSGTQWLNVGNLECTGDFLFSVSRFSQQQLTEAKHTNELTLEDKIYLRIDHQHMGVGGDDSWSPSVHEEFQLTDNTYRFSIMLKPRHN, encoded by the coding sequence ATAATGGCACTTTCAGACATTATCCAACGACGCGACTGGGAAAACCCTCAGTCAGTGAATATTCACTGCCTTAAAGCACACAGTCCACTTGCAAGTTACCGTGATATTAACCATGCCCGTGATGGTATTCACGCTCAGCGTCAGTCACTGAACGGTCAATGGAAATTCAAACTGTTTGACGCGCCAGAGCAAGTTGAAGGTGAGTTCATTGACGTACAATTCAATGATTCAGCGTGGGGCGATATTACGGTTCCTTCCAACTGGCAACTTCAAGGCTACGATAAGCCGATCTATGCCAACGTTAAATATCCATTCGAAGTCAATCCTCCTTATGTGCCTGCAGATAATCCAACGGGTTGTTACCGTACTCGTCTAACTCTGACTGAAGCCGATCTAGAAAGTACTCAACGCATTATTTTTGACGGCGTGAACTCAGCTTTCCATTTATGGTGTAACGGCGACTGGGTAGGTTATAGCCAAGACAGCCGATTACCTGCTGAGTTTGACCTTTCTCAATATTTAACTGCGGGTGAAAACACATTGGCTGTAATGGTGATCCGTTGGAGCGACGGCAGCTATCTAGAAGACCAAGATATGTGGTGGCTAAGCGGTATTTTTCGCGATGTGACGTTGCTATCAAAACCAAAACAGTGCATTGAAGATGTGTTTATCACACCCGACCTTGATGCTTGTTACCGTGATGGTAGCCTGTCGATCGTTACCCATATTTCTGCACCAGAAACTAGTCAAGTTCACGTACAGCTATTCGATGGTAGCCAAGCCGTTACAGAGCCTTCTATTGCTCGCCCACACAACCGTCGTATCGATGAACGCGGTAGTTACGATGATGTCGTATTCCAAACTCTTCACGTTCGAGAGCCACAGCAATGGACGGCAGAAACACCCAACCTTTATCGCGTGGTGGTATCGCTGCTCGATGCAGAAGGTAACCATTTAGAGAGTGAAGCGTATCAAGTTGGTTTCCGTAAAGTGGAAGTCAAAGATGGTCAGCTGCAACTCAATGGTAAGCCGCTGCTTATCCGTGGTGTAAACCGCCACGAGCATCACCCAGAGCTGGGTCATGTAATGACCGAAGAAGATATGGTCCGCGATATTTGCTTGATGAAGCAGTACAACTTCAACGCAGTACGTACCGCACACTACCCTAACCACCCGCGTTGGTACGAGCTGTGTGACCAATACGGTTTGTATGTTTGCGACGAAGCAAATATCGAAACCCATGGCATGATCCCGATGAACCGCCTGTCTGCAGATCCGCAATGGGCACACGCGTACATGAGCCGTTATACACAAATGGTAATGCGCGACAAAAACCATCCATCGATCATCATCTGGTCTTTGGGTAATGAATCAGGTCACGGTAGCAGCCACAACGCAATGTACGCTTGGTCAAAACAGTTCGACCCATCACGCCCAGTCCAGTACGAAGGTGGCGGTGCAAATACAACAGCGACAGATATTATCTGCCCAATGTACGCACGCGTAAATACAACCGTTGAAGATGAAGCCGTGCCTAAGTGGCCAATCAAGCAATGGATCTCTTTACCGAATGAACAACGCCCTCTAATTCTGTGTGAATACGCCCACGCGATGGGTAACAGCCTTGGTAACTTTAACGAATACTGGGATGCGTTCCGCGAATTTCCTCGCCTACAAGGTGGTTTTATTTGGGACTGGGTAGATCAAGGGTTGAGCCAGTGGGATAACGACGGCAAACACTTCTGGGCATACGGCGGTGACTTCGGTGACACCATCAACGATCGTCAGTTCTGTATCAACGGATTGATCTTCCCAGATCGAACGCCGCACCCAACATTAGAAGAAGTTAAATTCTGTCAACGCATGATCACGGTTGCGCTAACGCAGCAAGATAAACAGCAATGCCACTTAACCGTAACCAATGAATACGTGTTCCGCAGCACAGACAACGAGCAACTACACTGGAGCGTGTTAGAAAATGGCGTTGAGGTTCAATCAGGTCAGTGCACATTAGCGATTGATGCTGGTAGCCAGCAAACAGTCGATATTGCTTTGGATTTCCAGCCTAAAGCAGACGCTAAATATCACCTCAACACAGATATTTGTTTGATCAGCGCAACGCCTTGGGCACAAGCGGGGCATGTATCAGCCACTGAACAATTTACGCTAAGCAATACGAGCAGCCTGACCTTGCCAAAAATCAGTATTCTGTCCGCGCCTCAATTGAGCGAGCAAGGTCGCGACATTCTCGTCTCTAACCTAGATAAGAAACACCAATGGCAATGGAACGTCGAAAGTGGTTTGCTAACAAGCTGGATGGTTGACGGACAATCTCAACTACTTCACGCACCAGAAGATAACTTCTTCCGCGCACCGCTCGACAATGACATTGGCGTAAGTGAAATCGATAATATCGATCCCAACGCGTGGGTATGCCGTTGGGATGCGGCAGGTATTGGTCGTTGGGAACGTGAGTGCGTCAGCTGTACCAGTGAATCATTGAGCCAAGCGGTGAAAGTGACGTCAACCTTTGCTTACCATCACAACGGAGGCGTTCAAGCGATTACTGTTTGGACTTACACATTGGATAACCAAGGTGAAATGCATATCGATGTGGATGTAACATTGGCGGATCACTTGCCTCCAATGCCACGTATCGGTCTGGAACTGGCGTTACCGCTACCAAGCGATAATACGACAGTAACTTGGCAAGGTTTGGGGCCTTTTGAGAACTATCCAGATCGTTTAGCAGCAGCGAGATTTGGCCAACATACTCAAAGCCTTGACGCGATGCATACTCCATACATATTCCCGACTGACAGCGGTCTACGCAGTGGTACTCAATGGCTCAATGTAGGCAATCTGGAATGCACCGGTGACTTCTTGTTCAGTGTGAGCCGCTTTAGTCAGCAACAATTGACAGAAGCGAAGCACACCAACGAGTTGACGCTTGAAGATAAGATTTATCTACGTATTGATCACCAACACATGGGAGTTGGGGGTGACGATTCTTGGAGCCCAAGCGTACACGAGGAATTCCAACTAACGGATAACACATACCGTTTCAGCATTATGCTAAAGCCCCGTCACAACTAA
- a CDS encoding cold-shock protein — protein MSNTTTGLVKWFNEDKGFGFITQDNGGADVFVHFRAIASEGFKTLAEGQKVSFEVEQGQKGPQAANVVAL, from the coding sequence ATGTCTAATACAACAACTGGTCTAGTAAAATGGTTTAACGAAGATAAAGGTTTTGGTTTCATTACTCAAGACAACGGCGGCGCTGACGTATTTGTTCACTTCCGTGCAATCGCTTCAGAAGGCTTTAAAACACTAGCTGAAGGCCAAAAAGTATCTTTCGAAGTAGAGCAGGGCCAAAAAGGTCCTCAAGCAGCTAACGTAGTAGCGCTTTAA
- a CDS encoding radical SAM protein translates to MEYVSVMLNYIEPVFRPPSEWKSLILQVTNGCSHNQCTFCDMYTQPHKKFRPKKPDDIERELQQIVASGTRVHRVFLADGDAMTLPFARLQHICSLINQYLPDVQRISSYCLPRNLTNKTEEQLAELRQLGLSLLYVGCESGDDEVLAKVQKGETFESSLIALKKLKAAGMKSSVMILNGLGGPLLSEQHAIASARLMNAAQPEYLSTLVVSFPLGEARFTAGFNGQFRQLTQAELFHEMKVLLDHLELDKTVFRSDHASNYLVLKGILGRDKAKLLAQVNMAISNPDVMPLRAEWQRGL, encoded by the coding sequence ATGGAGTATGTATCTGTGATGCTGAATTACATTGAACCAGTGTTTCGTCCGCCATCTGAATGGAAATCGTTGATCTTGCAAGTGACCAACGGGTGCAGCCATAACCAGTGTACTTTCTGTGATATGTATACTCAGCCGCACAAGAAATTTCGCCCAAAGAAACCTGACGACATCGAGCGAGAGTTACAACAAATCGTGGCGTCTGGAACACGTGTACATCGTGTTTTTTTGGCTGATGGGGATGCGATGACTTTGCCGTTCGCGCGTTTACAGCATATTTGTTCCTTGATTAACCAGTATTTACCCGATGTTCAGCGTATTTCGAGCTACTGTTTGCCCCGTAATCTTACAAATAAAACTGAGGAGCAACTGGCAGAATTGCGCCAATTAGGCTTGAGCTTATTGTATGTGGGATGTGAAAGCGGCGATGATGAAGTGTTAGCCAAAGTGCAAAAAGGCGAAACTTTCGAATCGTCGTTAATTGCACTGAAAAAGCTTAAAGCTGCAGGTATGAAAAGTTCGGTCATGATCCTTAATGGCTTGGGTGGGCCACTTTTGAGTGAGCAGCATGCGATTGCTTCAGCGAGATTGATGAATGCTGCGCAGCCAGAGTATTTATCGACTTTAGTGGTGTCTTTCCCTTTAGGAGAAGCACGTTTTACTGCGGGATTTAATGGGCAATTTCGTCAATTGACACAAGCAGAGCTGTTTCATGAAATGAAAGTATTACTGGATCACCTTGAGCTGGATAAAACCGTGTTTCGCTCTGATCATGCTTCGAACTATTTGGTGTTAAAAGGCATTCTTGGGCGCGATAAAGCCAAGCTATTGGCTCAAGTTAATATGGCTATTTCGAACCCAGATGTAATGCCTCTTCGAGCTGAGTGGCAACGCGGGTTGTAA
- a CDS encoding GFA family protein — protein MDLKPIHTGQCHCGAVKFTVKLPNGLEKLRRCDCSMCRRKGAIVASVTLSNLTITAGEDVLRLYQFNTHTAKHYFCSNCGIYTHHQRRSDPTEFGINVGCLEGINPYELGEVPVSDGVNHPADRKS, from the coding sequence ATGGATCTCAAACCTATTCATACCGGGCAATGCCATTGCGGTGCCGTGAAATTTACCGTGAAGTTACCTAATGGGCTAGAAAAATTACGCCGCTGCGACTGTTCCATGTGCCGACGCAAAGGGGCTATCGTGGCATCCGTAACCTTATCCAACCTGACTATCACGGCTGGCGAAGACGTACTACGTTTGTACCAGTTCAATACCCATACGGCAAAACACTACTTTTGTTCTAACTGTGGTATTTACACTCATCACCAACGCCGCTCAGATCCAACAGAATTCGGGATCAATGTGGGGTGTTTAGAGGGTATTAACCCGTATGAGTTAGGTGAAGTACCAGTTAGTGATGGTGTAAATCACCCAGCAGATCGTAAATCTTAG
- a CDS encoding glutathionylspermidine synthase family protein has protein sequence MLRIDSKERKHWRELAAEYGFGFHSMYEDPYWDETAYYQFTLEQIERDIEDPTEEIHQMCLDVVDTVVRDEYWLRKFQIPEAMWQNVLDSWQRKEPSLYSRLDFAYDGTGHAKLYENNADTPTSLFETGFWQWLWLEDQVKSGAIRRDADQFNLLQELLINRFKELAHSQPGQTLHFSCCHDTEEDRGTVQYMEDCAKEAGLSTAFVHIEDIGLNNRGEFTDMASRPIRWMFKLYPWEFMFRENYAENLTDAKVNWLEPMWKSVISNKALLPLLWQKFHNHPNLLPAYFPDDKGLSSLRDYVIKPLFAREGANISIVQNGKQTLRVDGPYGDEGVIYQAYHPLPKFGDYYTLIGSWLVNDKPGGISIREDKSKVTQDMSRYLPHIIL, from the coding sequence ATGCTCAGAATTGACAGTAAGGAACGTAAACATTGGCGTGAATTAGCCGCCGAATATGGCTTTGGCTTTCACTCGATGTATGAAGACCCTTATTGGGATGAGACCGCTTATTATCAATTCACGTTAGAGCAAATTGAACGTGATATCGAGGATCCAACCGAAGAGATACACCAGATGTGTCTTGATGTGGTAGATACTGTCGTACGAGATGAATATTGGTTACGTAAATTCCAAATACCAGAAGCCATGTGGCAAAACGTATTAGATTCATGGCAACGTAAAGAACCCTCACTTTATTCTCGCTTAGATTTTGCCTACGACGGTACAGGGCATGCAAAACTATATGAAAACAATGCGGATACGCCGACCTCTCTTTTCGAAACAGGGTTCTGGCAATGGCTATGGCTTGAAGATCAAGTTAAAAGCGGAGCTATTCGCCGTGATGCAGACCAATTTAACTTACTGCAAGAGCTGCTGATCAATCGCTTTAAAGAGTTAGCGCATTCTCAGCCAGGCCAAACACTGCACTTTTCTTGTTGTCATGATACAGAAGAAGATCGCGGCACTGTTCAATACATGGAAGATTGTGCAAAAGAAGCCGGACTATCGACTGCCTTTGTTCACATCGAAGATATTGGCTTGAACAATAGAGGGGAATTCACCGATATGGCAAGCCGCCCTATTCGTTGGATGTTCAAACTGTACCCTTGGGAATTTATGTTCCGTGAAAACTATGCAGAAAACCTAACCGATGCCAAGGTTAACTGGTTGGAACCCATGTGGAAGTCGGTGATTAGCAACAAAGCACTATTGCCCCTTTTATGGCAAAAATTTCATAATCACCCCAATCTATTGCCCGCCTACTTCCCGGATGACAAAGGGCTTAGTAGCTTGCGGGACTACGTTATCAAGCCGTTATTTGCACGTGAAGGTGCCAACATTTCCATCGTCCAAAATGGCAAGCAAACCTTGCGAGTTGACGGTCCTTACGGTGATGAAGGGGTGATCTATCAGGCATACCACCCTTTGCCTAAATTTGGTGATTATTACACCCTAATTGGCAGTTGGCTGGTTAACGACAAACCGGGAGGGATCTCGATAAGAGAAGACAAATCAAAAGTCACTCAAGATATGTCTCGTTATTTGCCACACATTATTTTGTAG
- a CDS encoding TetR/AcrR family transcriptional regulator produces the protein MVKVAEIKQENIILAAIALFTEKGLEQTSMEAISKKAEVSKRTLYKYYPTKDSLFSMIIERLFSNIHTIADVQFNTTTSVKSQLTAIAETEVKLLCSDEFLSLARMVLSECMRSSKSATIMQEKIQDLEGCIGLTQWIEAGIAANKLDVAYPKVASEQFFASIKAIVFWPQILVHLPPANAEEQQIAIETSVTQFLCTYLKE, from the coding sequence ATGGTTAAAGTTGCTGAAATAAAACAAGAAAATATTATTCTGGCTGCTATAGCCCTTTTCACTGAGAAAGGGCTAGAACAAACCAGCATGGAAGCAATATCCAAAAAAGCAGAAGTCTCTAAGCGAACGCTTTATAAATATTATCCAACGAAAGACAGTCTATTTAGCATGATTATTGAGCGTCTATTCTCAAACATTCATACCATTGCTGACGTTCAATTTAATACCACAACATCGGTAAAATCTCAGCTTACCGCGATAGCAGAAACAGAAGTCAAATTACTTTGCAGCGATGAATTTCTTTCGCTTGCACGCATGGTTTTATCTGAATGTATGCGATCAAGTAAATCTGCGACCATCATGCAAGAAAAAATTCAAGATTTAGAAGGTTGTATTGGGTTAACTCAATGGATAGAAGCAGGGATTGCAGCCAATAAGCTTGATGTCGCTTATCCAAAAGTCGCTTCTGAACAATTTTTTGCCTCAATCAAAGCTATCGTGTTTTGGCCTCAAATATTAGTCCACCTTCCACCAGCAAATGCAGAAGAACAACAAATAGCGATTGAAACATCGGTTACACAATTCTTATGTACCTATTTAAAAGAATAG
- a CDS encoding MBL fold metallo-hydrolase — MNTKLKTSLIPLMSVLGLAACNDNPITGEHVLSADLRQTRIEQSAQFFDGKVISRIPQVENQEGIVKTLWKFFAQRSQYKPSQALPYQDVDITRLQKPSEQLRVTWLGHSSLFIEADKTRILIDPVFEYAAPAFFARMFQRNVAAPVSREDLPLPDVIVISHDHYDHLEENTARFYANKDVMFFVPLGVGRHLEKWGVPPTNIKEFDWWESQKINSVTITAAPANHNSGRGLFDSNKTLWASWAIQADTGSVFFSGDTAYGEHFKQIGERLGPFDLAFIEVAANLKEDSGYPVEGWGHMQASHTMQAHLDVQADKLFPVHWSTYELFIHQWDEPVNDLIAEAAKYDVELVTPMVGASIDLPLAEKTAYWWQDVYDKGAAIPLVFNSQ; from the coding sequence ATGAATACCAAGTTGAAAACATCGTTGATTCCTTTAATGAGTGTACTTGGATTGGCTGCCTGTAATGATAATCCTATTACGGGGGAACATGTTCTGAGTGCTGATTTACGTCAAACGCGTATTGAACAATCAGCTCAATTCTTTGATGGCAAAGTTATTTCTCGTATTCCACAGGTTGAAAATCAAGAGGGTATTGTAAAAACGCTATGGAAATTTTTTGCCCAACGTAGCCAATATAAGCCTTCACAAGCATTACCGTATCAAGATGTTGATATTACACGATTACAAAAACCTAGTGAGCAATTACGTGTGACTTGGCTCGGGCATTCGTCATTATTTATAGAAGCCGACAAAACACGTATTTTAATTGATCCTGTATTTGAATATGCAGCCCCTGCTTTTTTTGCCCGAATGTTTCAGCGTAATGTTGCGGCCCCTGTAAGCCGTGAAGATTTACCATTACCTGATGTGATTGTGATTTCGCATGATCATTATGACCATTTAGAAGAAAATACAGCCCGATTTTATGCCAACAAAGATGTGATGTTTTTTGTGCCGCTAGGGGTTGGACGTCACCTTGAAAAATGGGGTGTTCCACCAACAAATATTAAAGAATTTGATTGGTGGGAAAGTCAGAAAATAAATTCAGTAACCATTACTGCGGCACCAGCCAACCACAATTCAGGTAGAGGGCTGTTTGATTCAAACAAAACGCTATGGGCTTCTTGGGCAATTCAGGCTGATACTGGTAGTGTATTTTTTAGTGGCGATACTGCTTATGGTGAGCATTTTAAGCAAATAGGCGAACGCTTAGGTCCGTTCGATTTGGCTTTTATTGAAGTTGCAGCCAACTTAAAAGAAGACAGTGGTTATCCTGTTGAAGGCTGGGGGCATATGCAAGCATCTCATACCATGCAGGCACATTTAGATGTTCAAGCTGATAAATTGTTTCCTGTCCATTGGTCAACGTATGAACTTTTTATTCATCAGTGGGATGAGCCTGTAAATGATTTGATTGCAGAAGCGGCTAAATATGATGTTGAGTTAGTGACACCGATGGTAGGTGCTTCTATTGATCTGCCTTTAGCAGAGAAAACGGCGTATTGGTGGCAAGATGTTTATGACAAAGGTGCAGCAATTCCATTGGTGTTTAACTCACAATAA